The segment CCGGGAGTCCCAACCCCGCCAGGGCATCGGCTGCTGCTGCCTGCACATCCGGTTCCGTGTCCCCGTACAGGCGCTCTCGCAACAGCGGCAACAACTCCTGCTTTTGTTCCAGCGACAGACCGCTCATGTTACCCAACTGACTCACCGCGGCATAACGCACTCGGGCATTGCGGTCTGTTATTGCTTCTTTAAGGAGAGTCATCGCTACCGTTGGTGGCAGATGTCGGCATTGTTCTACGCCTTGCAACCGCCGTCCCCAATCCGCGTCCTGGAGCAGCGCCCGGACGTGTTCAGGTGCGGACATAAGTGCCCCTCTGCATTAGCCCGCGCAATTGCTGCATTTCCTCCACCAGGCGCAATAAAACTTTAGTTTGCTGGTCTAACTGGGATTGCAACCGTTCCATCCGGGTTTCTAAATTAGCCAGGCGGTTTTCCTGGGACTCCCCTTGGGCATCCAATTCCGTCAGGCGGGACACAATCTCTCGTTGCACCAATCCTTCAATCCCCTGGATCAACAGGGTTTCGATATTGATCAGCTTGTTGGTCAGGGTTTGCAGTTCCGTGGCTCCCGTTAGCGGCTGGCGCACCGGCATTTCACCCGTCAGAGCCTTTTTAATCTGTCGCCGCAGGTCCTCGGGTTGGAACGGTTTTTCCAAAAATTCAAACCCTTCAAACGGCTGGGGGATTTTGCTGGCCACCTCGTCGGGCAACCCCGACATCATGATCACGGGAATGTGTCGCAACGCCTCGTCACTGCGCAGAAGCTGCAACGTGGCGTAGCCATCCAACTCCGGCATGACAAAATCCAGTAGGATGACATCCGGTCGCAATTCCTTAGCCAAACGTAACCCTTCCCGCCCGTTGCGAGCCTCAATCACCTGGTACTGGTCTTGCAACAGGTCCACCACCATCTTGCGAATCATAATGCTGTCGTCAATGACCAGCACCCGCTGCATTTTCCCGGTCATGGCTGTTGTGCCCACTCGTTGTCTGTATTATAACTGGGCTGGTTCGGGCAAACGCGAAAGCCCAAGCGCCAGCAGCGTTGCCATCCCTGCTAGCAGCCACCACAGGCTATCGACCCAAGCCGGCGGCAAATCCAAAAACCAGCCTCCCACCGGCGGCCCTAGCAAATACCCCACCGACCAGCACAGGGAATTCACCGCCAGATAAGTGCCTCGAAACGCCAAGGGCGCCCATGCCGCTACCCAGGTGGAAGCCGTCGGCAAATAAGCCGCCGTTGCGACCGCCAGCAGGACGAGTCCCCAGGCTGCTGACCCGTGCCACCCAATCACCGCGAATCCCGCCGCCCACAACAGCGCCGATAACCGGAGCGTGCCGACCAAGCCGAGCGGTCGAGATAAACGCACCACCGGCATTTGCACCGCTGCCGTCACTAGCACAAACGCCGTGAAAAAAGTGGCGATTTCCAGGTTGGATAAGCGCTGTTCCCCGGCGAAATTCTTGAGATACAGGGGCAAGGCACTGTTGGTTTGGGCCAGGAAAAACGTAAACGTCACGTTGATCAAGGCATAGAATTGCAGCGCGCGGTCCTGCCGCAAGATAGCTCCCAAGCG is part of the Gloeomargarita sp. SKYB120 genome and harbors:
- a CDS encoding response regulator; translation: MTGKMQRVLVIDDSIMIRKMVVDLLQDQYQVIEARNGREGLRLAKELRPDVILLDFVMPELDGYATLQLLRSDEALRHIPVIMMSGLPDEVASKIPQPFEGFEFLEKPFQPEDLRRQIKKALTGEMPVRQPLTGATELQTLTNKLINIETLLIQGIEGLVQREIVSRLTELDAQGESQENRLANLETRMERLQSQLDQQTKVLLRLVEEMQQLRGLMQRGTYVRT
- a CDS encoding MFS transporter; amino-acid sequence: MGRFLSQWGSGFTLFYAPIVFVNRVGLSATEVGLGLGATALSGIAGRLAGGWGSDTLGRKPVLVAAAIISAVGCAVLAAASDFGWFTVGNLILGLGVGLYWPANEAAVADLTTPEQRQSAYALTRLADAVGLGLGVALGGFLVEAFYRWLFVIDGATFALFGIIIGWGFHEPPRKTMASLGRLGAILRQDRALQFYALINVTFTFFLAQTNSALPLYLKNFAGEQRLSNLEIATFFTAFVLVTAAVQMPVVRLSRPLGLVGTLRLSALLWAAGFAVIGWHGSAAWGLVLLAVATAAYLPTASTWVAAWAPLAFRGTYLAVNSLCWSVGYLLGPPVGGWFLDLPPAWVDSLWWLLAGMATLLALGLSRLPEPAQL